From a region of the Frankiales bacterium genome:
- a CDS encoding thioredoxin family protein, whose translation MIIKVLGPGCTNCKNLERVTREAVADLGLDATIEKVEDYAEIAGYGIMSTPALVVDEEVVVYGRVPKIAELRALLAPATA comes from the coding sequence ATGATCATCAAGGTCCTCGGCCCCGGCTGCACCAACTGCAAGAACCTCGAACGCGTCACCCGCGAGGCCGTCGCCGACCTCGGGCTCGACGCGACGATCGAGAAGGTCGAGGACTACGCCGAGATCGCCGGCTACGGGATCATGTCGACCCCCGCCCTCGTCGTCGACGAGGAGGTCGTCGTCTACGGACGCGTCCCCAAGATCGCCGAGCTCCGCGCCCTGCTCGCCCCCGCGACCGCATAG
- the trxB gene encoding thioredoxin-disulfide reductase has product MSDVRNLIIIGSGPAGYTAAIYAARAQLAPLVFEGAVTAGGALMNTTEVENFPGFTDAIMGPALMENMRAQAVRFGAEIITDDVTAVDLTGPIKSVTDGEGTTHRAQAVILAMGSGYRELGVEGEKRLSGHGVSWCATCDGFFFRNQHIAVVGGGDSAIEEATFLTRFAETVTLVHRRDSLRASKIMQERAFANEKMRFAWNSEVAEIVGGDKLESLVLRDTSTGETRSIEATGLFVAIGHDPRSELIRGQVALDDEGYVLVEGRSTRTNLEGVFACGDLVDLTYRQAITAAGSGCAAALDAEKFLANLEAAESTHDPLQVLV; this is encoded by the coding sequence GTGAGCGACGTCCGCAACCTGATCATCATCGGGTCGGGCCCGGCGGGCTACACCGCCGCGATCTACGCCGCCCGCGCCCAGCTCGCCCCACTGGTCTTCGAGGGCGCGGTGACCGCCGGCGGTGCGCTGATGAACACCACCGAGGTCGAAAACTTCCCCGGCTTCACCGACGCGATCATGGGCCCCGCGCTGATGGAGAACATGCGCGCCCAGGCAGTCCGCTTCGGTGCCGAGATCATCACCGACGACGTCACCGCCGTCGACCTCACCGGGCCGATCAAGTCGGTCACCGACGGCGAGGGCACCACCCACCGCGCCCAAGCCGTGATCCTGGCCATGGGGTCGGGTTACCGCGAGCTCGGCGTCGAGGGCGAGAAGCGCCTGTCGGGCCACGGTGTCTCGTGGTGCGCGACGTGCGACGGGTTCTTCTTCCGCAACCAGCACATCGCGGTCGTGGGCGGCGGTGACTCGGCCATCGAGGAGGCCACCTTCCTCACCCGCTTCGCGGAGACCGTGACTCTCGTGCACCGACGCGACAGCCTGCGCGCCAGCAAGATCATGCAGGAGCGGGCGTTCGCCAACGAGAAGATGCGCTTCGCCTGGAACTCCGAGGTCGCCGAGATCGTGGGCGGCGACAAGCTCGAGAGCCTCGTCCTGCGCGACACGTCGACGGGCGAGACCCGCTCGATCGAGGCCACCGGCCTGTTCGTCGCGATCGGCCATGACCCCCGCTCGGAGCTGATTCGCGGCCAGGTGGCGCTCGACGACGAGGGCTACGTTCTCGTCGAGGGCCGCAGCACCAGGACGAACCTCGAGGGCGTCTTCGCCTGCGGCGACCTGGTCGACCTCACCTACCGGCAGGCCATCACCGCGGCCGGTTCCGGGTGCGCAGCCGCGCTCGACGCGGAGAAGTTCCTCGCCAACTTAGAGGCCGCCGAGAGCACCCATGACCCGCTGCAGGTCCTCGTGTAG
- a CDS encoding thioredoxin family protein, translating into MDVELQYFDGCPNWTVAQERLLEALRRAGHDDVSIVLRRVETHEDAVAANFRGSPSFLINGTDPFPTGEGAPGLSCRVYRSPTGLSGCPSVEDLVTALG; encoded by the coding sequence GTGGATGTCGAGCTGCAGTACTTCGACGGCTGCCCCAACTGGACCGTCGCCCAGGAGCGACTCCTGGAGGCGCTGCGACGGGCCGGGCACGACGACGTGTCGATCGTTCTGCGCCGGGTCGAGACCCATGAGGACGCGGTGGCGGCGAACTTCCGTGGCTCGCCGAGCTTCCTCATCAACGGCACCGACCCGTTCCCGACCGGCGAGGGCGCTCCCGGTCTGAGCTGTCGGGTGTACCGCAGCCCAACCGGACTGTCCGGCTGCCCCAGCGTCGAGGACCTGGTGACCGCACTCGGCTGA
- a CDS encoding permease: MTLLERMPETRRGRGLTLAVAAVVWFAVYQLNEHLWDWVLFNGFGMDPTARVTETIHFFVYDSIKITLLLVLIIFIVTFLRSYMSVERTRAMLGGKREGVGNVMAAGLGVVTPFCSCSAVPAFIGFVAAGVPIGVTLSFLIASPMVNEIAIGMLLTLFGVKITAIYIGTGLVIAIVAGWILGRLGVERWVEPFVFETKLRGKAIDPAAGLTFDDRVAMGVEEVGTILRKIWPYLLVGIGLGAVIHGWVPTEFFTTYAGPGSTFGVLVAVGIGIPLYSNAAGIMPLVQALYEKGLPMGTLLAFMMAVVALSLPEMILLRRVLKPQLLAAYVGVVGTGIVLVGYLFNFLLAA, translated from the coding sequence ATGACCCTGCTCGAGCGGATGCCGGAGACCCGCCGCGGCCGTGGACTGACCCTGGCCGTCGCCGCGGTCGTCTGGTTCGCGGTGTATCAGCTCAACGAACACCTGTGGGACTGGGTCCTCTTCAACGGGTTCGGGATGGACCCCACCGCGCGGGTGACCGAGACGATCCACTTCTTCGTCTACGACTCGATCAAGATCACCCTGCTGCTCGTCCTCATCATCTTCATCGTCACCTTCCTGCGCTCCTACATGAGCGTCGAACGGACCCGCGCGATGCTCGGCGGGAAGCGCGAGGGCGTCGGCAATGTGATGGCCGCCGGCCTCGGCGTCGTCACCCCGTTCTGCTCCTGCTCCGCCGTCCCAGCGTTCATCGGGTTCGTCGCCGCCGGCGTCCCGATCGGGGTGACCCTGAGCTTCCTCATCGCGTCCCCGATGGTCAACGAGATCGCCATCGGCATGCTGCTCACCCTGTTCGGGGTGAAGATCACCGCCATCTACATCGGCACCGGTCTGGTCATCGCGATCGTCGCGGGCTGGATCCTGGGACGCCTTGGTGTGGAGCGCTGGGTCGAGCCGTTCGTGTTCGAGACCAAGCTGCGCGGCAAGGCCATCGACCCCGCCGCCGGACTTACCTTCGACGACCGAGTGGCGATGGGCGTCGAGGAGGTCGGCACCATTCTGCGCAAGATCTGGCCCTACCTGCTCGTCGGCATCGGCCTGGGCGCGGTCATCCACGGCTGGGTGCCCACCGAGTTCTTCACCACGTACGCCGGACCCGGTTCCACCTTCGGCGTCCTGGTCGCTGTCGGTATCGGCATCCCGCTCTACTCCAACGCCGCGGGCATCATGCCGCTGGTCCAGGCCCTCTACGAGAAGGGCCTGCCGATGGGGACCCTGCTCGCGTTCATGATGGCCGTCGTCGCGCTCTCCCTGCCCGAGATGATCCTGCTCCGCCGAGTCCTCAAGCCCCAGCTCCTCGCCGCCTACGTCGGCGTCGTCGGCACCGGGATCGTCCTTGTCGGCTACCTGTTCAACTTCCTGCTCGCTGCTTGA
- the arsB gene encoding ACR3 family arsenite efflux transporter, with protein MAAGLLIGRTFPGVQSALDAVKVGQTSLPIALGLLLMMYPVLAKVRYEDMGHVTGDRKLLWLSLLLNWVIGPALMFALAWIFLADQPEFRTGLIVIGLARCIAMVLIWNDLACGDGEAAALLVALNSVFQILAYALLGTFYLKILPGWLGLDTQIVTFSTWEITKAVLIFLGIPLLAGYLTRRIGLRTKGRDWYEQKFISRISPFALYGLLFTIVVMFALQGDAITSDPLAVVSIAIPLLVYFAIMWGVSFLAGTRSHLGYPKTATLAFTAAGNNFELAIAVSIGVWGVTSGQALAGVIGPLIEVPALVALVYVSLWLRRKYFTKPVIPATT; from the coding sequence ATGGCCGCGGGCCTGCTCATCGGCCGCACCTTCCCCGGCGTCCAGTCCGCACTCGACGCCGTCAAGGTCGGGCAGACATCGCTGCCGATCGCGCTCGGCCTGCTCTTGATGATGTACCCGGTGCTGGCAAAGGTCCGCTACGAGGACATGGGCCACGTCACCGGCGACCGCAAGCTGCTGTGGCTCTCGCTGTTGCTCAACTGGGTCATCGGCCCGGCGCTGATGTTCGCCCTTGCCTGGATCTTCCTGGCCGACCAGCCCGAGTTCCGGACCGGGCTCATCGTGATCGGCCTGGCCCGATGCATCGCGATGGTCCTGATCTGGAACGACCTCGCCTGCGGCGACGGCGAGGCAGCGGCCCTGCTCGTCGCGCTGAACTCGGTGTTCCAGATCCTCGCCTACGCCCTGCTCGGCACGTTCTACCTCAAGATCCTCCCGGGCTGGCTCGGCCTGGACACCCAGATCGTGACGTTCTCCACCTGGGAGATCACCAAGGCCGTCCTGATCTTCCTCGGCATCCCCCTGCTCGCCGGCTACCTCACCCGCCGCATCGGCCTGCGGACGAAGGGCCGTGACTGGTACGAGCAGAAGTTCATCTCGAGGATCAGCCCGTTCGCGCTCTACGGGCTGCTGTTCACCATCGTCGTGATGTTCGCCCTGCAGGGCGACGCCATCACGTCGGACCCACTCGCCGTGGTCAGCATCGCGATCCCGCTGCTCGTCTACTTCGCCATCATGTGGGGCGTCTCCTTCCTCGCCGGCACCCGGTCTCACCTGGGCTACCCCAAGACTGCGACGCTCGCGTTCACTGCTGCCGGCAACAACTTCGAGCTCGCGATCGCCGTCAGCATCGGTGTCTGGGGCGTCACCTCCGGACAGGCACTGGCCGGGGTGATCGGACCGCTGATCGAGGTCCCCGCCCTCGTCGCGCTCGTCTACGTGTCGTTGTGGCTGCGCCGCAAGTACTTCACCAAGCCCGTCATCCCCGCCACCACCTGA
- a CDS encoding metalloregulator ArsR/SmtB family transcription factor yields MDRSSAEALAQLLKAVSDPARLQLIALIRASEAGESCACDLTEPLGLSQPTVSHHLKILTEAGLITREKRGTWAWYSVVPERLAEIASVFR; encoded by the coding sequence ATGGACCGCTCCTCCGCCGAGGCGCTCGCCCAGCTACTCAAGGCCGTCTCCGATCCCGCCCGGCTGCAGCTGATCGCCCTGATCCGTGCCAGCGAGGCTGGCGAGTCCTGCGCCTGCGACCTGACTGAGCCGCTCGGCCTGTCCCAGCCGACCGTCTCGCACCACCTCAAGATCCTCACCGAGGCCGGCCTGATCACTCGTGAGAAGCGCGGCACCTGGGCCTGGTACTCCGTGGTCCCCGAGCGCCTCGCGGAGATCGCCTCCGTCTTCCGCTGA
- a CDS encoding aquaporin family protein translates to MQGDLVLESAPVAVVTSAAVSLPRRLFAEALGTALLVAAVVGSGIMAQRLSPTDTGLALLENAIATGAVLLVLIATLGPISGAHFNPVVTAVDAWFGGIDRRDIAPYVVVQVLGACAGAILANLMFGLSAVSISTHDRTGSGILLSEVVATFGLLWVILGLVRAGRSSWIAASVAAYIVGAYWFTASTSFANPAVTIGRTLSNTFAGIAPASVPGFVVAQCIGAVLAVLATVVLWPRHSPSGAVAIDIHEETR, encoded by the coding sequence ATGCAAGGAGATCTCGTGCTCGAGTCCGCACCGGTAGCCGTCGTGACCAGCGCAGCTGTGTCCCTGCCTCGTCGGTTGTTCGCCGAGGCGCTGGGCACTGCGCTGCTCGTGGCCGCCGTCGTCGGGTCGGGGATCATGGCTCAGCGACTCTCACCCACCGACACCGGGCTCGCACTGCTCGAGAACGCGATCGCCACAGGTGCGGTGCTGCTCGTTCTTATCGCCACGCTCGGCCCGATCAGCGGTGCGCACTTCAACCCGGTCGTCACGGCGGTGGATGCCTGGTTCGGCGGCATCGACCGCCGTGACATCGCCCCCTACGTGGTGGTTCAGGTCCTCGGCGCGTGCGCCGGCGCGATCCTCGCCAACCTCATGTTCGGGCTGTCCGCAGTGTCGATCTCCACCCACGATCGGACCGGCAGCGGGATCCTGCTCTCCGAGGTGGTCGCCACATTCGGTCTACTGTGGGTGATCCTCGGCCTGGTCCGCGCCGGCCGGTCCAGTTGGATCGCCGCGTCGGTCGCCGCCTACATCGTCGGCGCCTACTGGTTCACCGCATCCACATCGTTCGCCAATCCGGCAGTCACCATCGGCCGAACCCTGTCGAACACCTTCGCCGGCATCGCCCCCGCGAGCGTGCCCGGCTTCGTCGTCGCGCAGTGCATCGGCGCCGTACTCGCCGTGCTCGCCACGGTTGTGCTCTGGCCCCGGCACTCGCCCTCCGGAGCGGTCGCCATCGACATCCACGAGGAGACCCGCTGA
- the arsD gene encoding arsenite efflux transporter metallochaperone ArsD: protein MPAIRVFEPALCCNTGVCGPELDQSLVDFTADLTHLQTQGVDIARHNLANDPMAFASDESARAFLQVAGSDGLPLTLVDGVTVMTGTYPSRAQLLRFAGIADEQPVTPAGAVGLVMLDASTDAAGECGCGPEGCS from the coding sequence GTGCCCGCCATCCGCGTCTTCGAGCCCGCCCTGTGCTGCAACACCGGGGTCTGCGGCCCCGAGCTCGACCAGTCCCTGGTCGACTTCACCGCCGACCTGACCCACCTACAGACCCAGGGCGTCGACATCGCACGGCACAACCTGGCCAACGACCCGATGGCGTTCGCCTCGGACGAGTCCGCGCGCGCGTTCCTGCAGGTCGCCGGCTCCGACGGCCTCCCACTGACCCTCGTCGACGGCGTCACCGTGATGACCGGCACCTACCCGAGCCGCGCCCAGCTGCTGCGCTTCGCGGGCATCGCCGACGAGCAGCCGGTCACCCCCGCAGGAGCAGTCGGACTCGTCATGCTCGACGCCAGCACCGACGCCGCCGGCGAATGCGGTTGCGGCCCCGAAGGCTGCAGCTGA
- the arsA gene encoding arsenical pump-driving ATPase — protein MRFLTDPPRFLFFTGKGGVGKTSLACATALHLAEQGKRVLLVSTDPASNVGQVLGVSIGNTITAIPDVPGLTALEIDPEAAADAYRERIIGPVRGLLPDKEIASITEQLSGSCTTEVASFNEFTDLLADPALTAAYDHVLFDTAPTGHTIRLLQLPGSWTDFLESGKGDASCLGPLAGLDKQRATYAAAVSALKDPARTRLILVTRAQASALAEVHRTFGELDQIGIHAAHLVVNGILPDIAGDEPLTLAVRDRESAALAGMPDDVAALTRDAIDLKPDNMMGLPALRSLLTSDTPPDTATMPTVEVDLTGHSLASLVEQIEADGHGVVLCMGKGGVGKTTIATAIAVALAHRGHDVHLATTDPAAHLDETLHGAVDHITVSRIDPVQATAEYRDRIMTTRGKNLDDAGRANLAEDLLSPCTEEVAVFQQFARLVLGASKQFVIIDTAPTGHTLLLLDAAGSYHRDVARQMGETMHYRTPLMVLQDPDHTKVVLVTLPEPTPVIEARVLQDDLRRAGITPWAWVVNNSVAAAGPQSPFLKQRAAAELAQITEVENISARIAIVPLLPAEPIGEERLGELTLATSPFRDCPTGVLGP, from the coding sequence ATGCGTTTCCTCACCGACCCGCCCCGTTTCCTGTTCTTCACCGGCAAGGGCGGCGTCGGCAAGACCTCCCTGGCCTGCGCCACCGCCCTGCACCTCGCCGAGCAGGGCAAGCGGGTCCTGCTGGTCAGCACCGACCCGGCGTCCAACGTCGGACAGGTCCTCGGCGTGAGTATCGGCAACACCATCACCGCGATCCCCGACGTCCCCGGCCTGACCGCGCTCGAGATCGACCCCGAAGCCGCGGCCGATGCCTACCGCGAGCGCATCATCGGACCAGTCCGCGGACTGCTCCCCGACAAGGAGATCGCCTCGATCACCGAGCAGCTCTCCGGGTCGTGCACCACCGAGGTCGCGTCCTTCAACGAGTTCACCGACCTGCTCGCCGACCCCGCCCTCACCGCGGCCTACGACCACGTCCTGTTCGACACCGCCCCCACCGGACACACCATCCGGCTGCTCCAGCTCCCCGGTTCGTGGACCGACTTCCTCGAGTCCGGCAAGGGCGATGCGTCCTGCCTCGGCCCGCTCGCCGGCCTGGACAAGCAGCGCGCGACGTATGCGGCCGCGGTGTCCGCGTTGAAGGACCCCGCCCGCACCAGGCTGATCCTGGTGACCCGAGCACAGGCCTCTGCCCTCGCGGAAGTGCACCGCACCTTCGGTGAGCTCGACCAGATCGGCATCCACGCCGCGCACCTCGTCGTCAACGGGATCCTCCCGGACATCGCGGGTGACGAACCACTCACTCTCGCGGTCCGCGACCGCGAGAGCGCCGCCCTGGCCGGCATGCCCGACGACGTCGCCGCCCTGACGCGCGACGCAATCGACCTCAAGCCCGACAACATGATGGGCCTTCCTGCGCTGCGCTCACTGCTGACCTCGGACACCCCACCCGACACGGCGACGATGCCTACCGTCGAGGTCGATCTGACCGGGCACTCGCTGGCCAGCCTCGTCGAGCAGATCGAGGCCGACGGCCATGGCGTCGTGCTGTGCATGGGCAAGGGCGGCGTCGGCAAGACCACCATCGCCACCGCCATCGCCGTCGCACTGGCCCACCGAGGTCACGACGTCCACCTCGCCACGACCGACCCCGCCGCGCACCTCGACGAGACCCTCCACGGCGCCGTCGACCACATCACCGTCTCGCGCATCGACCCGGTCCAGGCCACCGCGGAGTACCGCGACCGGATCATGACGACCCGCGGGAAGAACCTCGACGACGCCGGACGCGCGAACCTCGCCGAGGACCTCCTCTCCCCCTGCACCGAGGAGGTCGCCGTCTTCCAGCAGTTCGCCCGCCTCGTCCTCGGAGCCAGCAAGCAGTTCGTCATCATCGATACCGCACCCACCGGCCACACCCTCCTGCTCCTCGACGCCGCCGGCTCCTACCACCGCGACGTCGCCCGCCAGATGGGCGAGACCATGCACTACCGGACCCCCCTGATGGTCCTGCAGGACCCGGACCACACCAAGGTCGTCCTGGTGACCCTGCCCGAGCCCACACCGGTCATCGAGGCACGCGTGCTCCAAGACGACCTGCGCCGCGCCGGCATCACACCCTGGGCCTGGGTGGTCAACAACTCCGTCGCCGCCGCCGGACCCCAGTCACCCTTCCTGAAACAGCGCGCCGCAGCCGAGCTCGCGCAGATCACCGAGGTCGAGAACATCTCCGCTCGCATCGCAATCGTCCCCCTCCTGCCCGCCGAACCGATTGGCGAGGAGCGCCTCGGCGAATTGACGTTGGCCACCAGTCCCTTCCGCGATTGCCCTACGGGGGTGCTAGGCCCGTGA
- a CDS encoding metalloregulator ArsR/SmtB family transcription factor codes for MLQAVADPVRWTVLHRLAVKPSCVCDIQEHVPIAANLLSYHLKVLREAGLVTATRRGRWIDYALAPDAQARITAALPTSLGGDRS; via the coding sequence CTGCTCCAGGCCGTCGCGGACCCGGTCCGGTGGACCGTGCTGCACCGTCTCGCGGTCAAGCCGTCGTGCGTGTGCGACATCCAGGAGCACGTGCCGATCGCGGCGAACCTGCTCAGCTACCACCTCAAGGTCTTGCGCGAGGCCGGTCTGGTCACCGCGACCCGCCGCGGCAGGTGGATCGACTACGCGCTCGCCCCCGACGCGCAGGCCCGGATCACTGCCGCGCTGCCGACGAGCCTGGGTGGCGATCGGTCATGA
- a CDS encoding cation diffusion facilitator family transporter, translating to MGWALGLNGVLLVIEVSGGIVFGSLALLADAAHLVSDVAGLAIALGAVILAARPVSTRHSFGFARAEVLAAQVSALLLIAAGGWILFESITRLTDPVPVDGAGLAAVASFGLVINLGSALLVHRSQGESLNMRASFVHLATDAAGSLGAVLAGLLILSFGWLRADSLVSMATALLVLWAGWGLLRDTTHVLMEGTPRGIDSERVRDAILAVDAVTDVHHLHLWNLASDIPTLSAHLVLAGGPSLREAQRTAESVRTTLTEHFALTHMALELECATDIRE from the coding sequence CTGGGCTGGGCACTCGGGCTCAACGGTGTCCTCCTGGTCATCGAGGTCTCCGGGGGGATCGTCTTCGGGTCCCTGGCCCTGCTCGCCGACGCCGCCCACCTGGTCTCCGACGTCGCCGGCCTCGCCATCGCGCTCGGCGCGGTGATCCTGGCCGCGCGCCCGGTCAGCACCCGGCACAGCTTCGGCTTCGCCCGCGCCGAAGTGCTCGCCGCGCAGGTCAGCGCATTGCTGCTGATCGCCGCCGGCGGCTGGATCCTGTTCGAGAGCATCACCCGACTCACCGACCCGGTTCCCGTCGACGGTGCCGGGCTGGCCGCCGTGGCCTCCTTCGGTCTGGTCATCAACCTCGGAAGTGCGCTCCTCGTCCACCGCTCCCAGGGCGAGAGCCTGAACATGCGGGCCTCGTTCGTCCACCTGGCCACCGACGCCGCCGGATCCCTCGGCGCCGTCCTGGCTGGTCTGCTCATCCTCAGCTTCGGCTGGCTGCGCGCCGACTCCCTGGTGTCCATGGCCACCGCACTGCTCGTGCTCTGGGCCGGCTGGGGTCTGCTCCGCGACACCACTCACGTGCTGATGGAAGGCACCCCACGTGGCATCGACAGCGAACGGGTCCGGGACGCGATCCTCGCCGTCGACGCAGTCACCGACGTGCACCACCTCCACCTGTGGAACCTCGCCTCCGACATCCCCACCTTGTCCGCGCACCTCGTGCTCGCCGGAGGGCCCAGCCTCCGCGAGGCCCAGCGCACCGCCGAGAGCGTGCGCACCACCTTGACCGAGCACTTCGCCCTCACCCACATGGCTCTCGAGCTCGAATGCGCCACCGACATCAGGGAATGA
- a CDS encoding glyoxalase/bleomycin resistance/dioxygenase family protein, whose product MSRVQLALNVSDLEASVTFYSTMFGVEPHKRRPGYANFAITEPPLKLVLIEVPADTRGTGVAGALNHLGVEVASVEDVEEGAARLRDAGLATFDEKDTTCCYALQDKVWVHDPAGAPWEIYTVKDDDPANPQPATASLPLLATVGGDGACCTPASGFVTADAGAGSDAAACC is encoded by the coding sequence ATGTCGCGAGTCCAGCTGGCGCTCAACGTGTCCGACCTCGAGGCCTCGGTCACGTTCTACTCGACGATGTTCGGCGTCGAGCCGCACAAGCGCCGGCCCGGGTACGCGAACTTCGCGATCACCGAGCCGCCGCTCAAGCTCGTCCTCATCGAGGTCCCCGCTGACACCCGCGGGACCGGCGTCGCGGGCGCACTGAACCACCTGGGCGTCGAGGTCGCCTCCGTCGAGGACGTCGAGGAGGGCGCGGCCCGGCTGCGCGACGCCGGCCTGGCGACCTTCGACGAGAAGGACACCACCTGCTGCTACGCACTGCAGGACAAGGTCTGGGTGCATGACCCGGCCGGTGCGCCGTGGGAGATCTACACGGTCAAGGACGACGACCCCGCCAACCCCCAGCCGGCTACCGCCTCGCTCCCGCTGCTCGCGACCGTCGGTGGCGATGGCGCCTGCTGCACCCCCGCATCCGGGTTCGTGACCGCCGACGCGGGTGCCGGCTCCGACGCCGCTGCCTGCTGCTGA
- a CDS encoding arsenate reductase ArsC, which yields MTESDLPDRATSPVAGTIDQLAYRFDGIFSRETVAACVQECYDLLAENATITGFLPVLAGKFARERLTAVARLEGLTQVTVPEVLFLCVHNAGRSQMAAALMHQLSEGRVHVRSAGSAPSGQINPVVTEVMAEIGIELTEAFPKPLTDDIVRASDVIVTMGCGDACPVYPGKRYLDWELPDPAGLPIEDIRPIRDQIETRVRGLLDELIPANS from the coding sequence GTGACCGAGTCCGACCTGCCCGACCGGGCGACCTCGCCCGTGGCCGGCACCATCGACCAGCTCGCCTACCGGTTCGACGGCATCTTCAGCCGCGAGACCGTCGCCGCGTGCGTCCAGGAGTGCTACGACCTGCTCGCCGAGAACGCCACCATCACCGGGTTCCTCCCCGTCTTGGCGGGCAAGTTCGCGCGGGAGCGGCTGACCGCGGTCGCCCGCCTCGAGGGGCTGACACAGGTGACGGTTCCCGAGGTGCTGTTCCTCTGCGTGCACAACGCCGGCCGCTCCCAGATGGCCGCCGCGCTGATGCACCAGCTCTCCGAGGGCCGGGTCCACGTCCGCTCGGCCGGGTCCGCGCCGAGCGGGCAGATCAACCCGGTCGTCACTGAGGTCATGGCCGAGATCGGGATCGAGCTGACCGAGGCGTTCCCCAAGCCGCTGACCGACGACATCGTCCGCGCCTCCGACGTCATCGTGACCATGGGCTGCGGCGACGCGTGCCCGGTCTACCCCGGCAAGCGCTACCTCGACTGGGAGCTCCCCGACCCGGCCGGGCTCCCGATCGAGGACATCCGACCCATCCGCGACCAGATCGAGACCCGGGTCCGCGGACTGCTCGACGAGCTCATCCCCGCCAACTCCTAG
- a CDS encoding phosphotyrosine protein phosphatase has protein sequence MSEKPSVLFVCVHNAGRSQMAAAYLTHLAGDRIEVRSAGSAPANTVNPAVVEALAEEGIDISAETPKVLTTEAVQASDYVITMGCGDACPFFPGKTYLDWVLEDPAGQGVESVRPIRNEIKARIEGLIAEIDAKAATS, from the coding sequence GTGAGCGAGAAGCCTTCCGTCCTGTTCGTGTGCGTCCACAACGCGGGCCGGTCCCAGATGGCCGCGGCCTACCTGACCCACCTGGCCGGTGACCGCATCGAGGTCCGCTCCGCCGGGTCCGCCCCCGCCAACACCGTGAACCCGGCTGTCGTCGAGGCACTAGCGGAGGAGGGCATCGACATCTCCGCCGAGACCCCCAAGGTCCTCACCACCGAGGCGGTCCAGGCGTCGGACTACGTCATCACGATGGGCTGCGGGGACGCGTGCCCGTTCTTTCCGGGCAAGACCTACCTCGACTGGGTCCTCGAGGACCCCGCCGGGCAGGGCGTGGAGTCGGTGCGCCCGATCCGCAACGAGATCAAGGCCCGCATCGAGGGGCTCATCGCCGAGATCGACGCGAAGGCGGCGACGTCGTGA
- a CDS encoding TSUP family transporter: MVGRPLWLAGLTGAAVGLLGGLVGLGGAEFRLPLLIGLFGFVALQAIIVNKAMSLIVVMVAIPSRLLAVPFADVASHWSIVVNLLAGSLVGAWLGASWATRMRAATLYRVLAVLLVGIAAVFAAEHVGAIPTLNLPAVAQAVAGVVVGFGIGVVAAIMGVAGGELLIPTIVLLYGVDTKLAGSLSLLVSLPTMLVAFFGYSRDQAFTVLGQHPSFIAVMAGGSILGTFLGALLLGVVSEAVLVPLIVALLLFSAVKVWRHA; encoded by the coding sequence GTGGTCGGCCGGCCGCTCTGGCTCGCCGGGCTGACCGGCGCGGCCGTCGGTCTCCTCGGCGGCCTCGTCGGACTGGGCGGTGCCGAGTTCCGCCTGCCGCTGCTCATCGGTCTCTTCGGGTTCGTCGCGCTGCAGGCCATCATCGTCAACAAGGCGATGAGCCTCATCGTCGTGATGGTCGCGATCCCGTCCCGGCTTCTCGCGGTCCCGTTCGCCGATGTCGCCAGCCACTGGTCGATCGTGGTCAACCTGCTCGCCGGCTCTCTGGTCGGCGCGTGGCTGGGAGCGTCATGGGCCACCCGGATGCGCGCGGCCACCCTCTACCGGGTGCTGGCGGTCCTCCTCGTCGGCATCGCCGCGGTGTTCGCCGCCGAGCATGTCGGCGCGATCCCCACACTGAACCTGCCCGCCGTGGCACAAGCCGTGGCCGGGGTCGTTGTGGGGTTCGGCATCGGGGTCGTCGCCGCGATCATGGGCGTCGCGGGCGGCGAGCTCCTGATCCCCACCATCGTGCTGCTCTACGGCGTCGACACGAAGCTCGCGGGGAGCTTGTCCCTGCTGGTGTCACTGCCGACAATGCTGGTCGCGTTCTTCGGCTACAGCCGCGACCAGGCCTTCACCGTTCTTGGGCAGCACCCCAGTTTCATCGCCGTCATGGCCGGCGGCTCGATCCTGGGAACGTTCCTTGGGGCGCTCCTCCTCGGCGTCGTCTCCGAGGCCGTCCTGGTCCCGCTCATCGTGGCACTGCTGCTCTTCTCCGCCGTCAAAGTCTGGCGACATGCGTAA